A window of Zingiber officinale cultivar Zhangliang chromosome 5A, Zo_v1.1, whole genome shotgun sequence contains these coding sequences:
- the LOC121983258 gene encoding formate dehydrogenase, mitochondrial-like, giving the protein MAMLRAAAKQAMTVVRTGAPQAVSAFSRTLHASPDNKKIVGVFYKANEYASLNPKFVGCVEAALDIRDWLESKGHQYIVTDDKEGPNCELEKHIHDMHVLITTPFHPVYVTAEKIKKAKNLQLLLTAGVGSDHIDLKAAANAGITVAEITGSNVVSVAEDELMRILILVRNFLPAHQQVINGDWNVAGIAHRAYDLEGKTVGTVGAGRIGKLLLQRLKPFNCNMLYHDRLAISPELEKETGAKFEEDLDAMLPKCDVVVINMPLTEKTRGLFDKERIGKLKKGVLIVNNARAAIMDTQAVVDACSSGHIAGYSGDVWNPQPAPRDHPWRYMPNQAMTPHISGTTIDGQLRYADGVKDTLDKYFKGEEFPAQNYIVKEGKLASQYQ; this is encoded by the exons ATGGCGATGCTTAGGGCTGCAGCCAAGCAGGCGATGACAGTCGTCAGAACTGGAGCTCCGCAGGCCGTGTCTGCATTCTCCAGGACGCTTCAT GCTTCGCCGGACAATAAGAAGATCGTCGGCGTTTTCTACAAGGCCAACGAGTACGCTTCTCTGAATCCTAAATTTGTAGGGTGCGTGGAAGCCGCCTTGGACATTCGGGACTGGCTAGAATCGAAAGGCCACCAATACATTGTAACTGATGACAAAGAAGGCCCAAATTGCG AGTTAGAGAAACACATTCACGACATGCATGTTTTGATCACGACTCCCTTCCATCCGGTTTACGTGACCGCGGAGAAGATAAAGAAAGCCAAAAACCTACAACTTCTTCTGACCGCTGGGGTTGGCTCGGACCACATCGATCTGAAAGCGGCAGCCAACGCAGGAATCACTGTAGCAGAAATCACCGGAAGCAATGTTGTCTCGGTGGCAGAGGATGAATTGATGCGGATTCTCATCCTCGTCCGAAACTTCTTACCTGCTCATCAACAGGTGATCAACGGTGACTGGAACGTCGCAGGAATTGCGCACAGGGCTTACGATCTTGAGGGTAAGACTGTCGGCACTGTTGGAGCGGGGCGCATCGGGAAGCTTTTGCTTCAGCGCCTGAAACCTTTCAACTGCAATATGCTTTACCATGACCGCCTCGCGATTTCACCTGAACTGGAGAAAGAGACTGGGGCCAAGTTTGAGGAAGATCTTGATGCGATGCTCCCAAAGTGTGACGTCGTCGTCATAAACATGCCTCTTACCGAGAAAACCAG AGGATTGTTTGATAAGGAGAGGATCGGGAAACTGAAGAAGGGAGTTCTCATCGTTAATAATGCTCGAGCTGCTATCATGGACACCCAAGCAGTCGTAGATGCTTGCTCTAGTGGGCATATTGCAG GTTACAGTGGCGACGTTTGGAATCCCCAGCCAGCTCCTAGAGATCATCCATGGCGGTACATGCCGAATCAAGCAATGACTCCCCATATATCTGGCACCACCATTGACGGTCAA TTGAGATATGCAGATGGAGTGAAAGACACACTCGATAAGTACTTCAAAGGAGAGGAATTTCCTGCTCAAAACTACATTGTCAAGGAGGGAAAACTTGCAAGCCAATACCAATGA